From Streptomyces sp. 6-11-2, one genomic window encodes:
- a CDS encoding carboxyl transferase domain-containing protein, translated as MHEAPELTSAADPASEAWRANEQAHRALAEELRGKLAAARLGGGERARARHTARGKLLPRDRVDTLLDAGSPFLELAPLAADGMYEGQAPAAGVIAGIGRVGGRECVIVANDATVKGGTYYPMTVKKHLRAQEVALENRLPCLYLVDSGGAFLPMQDEVFPDREHFGRIFYNQARMSGAGIPQIAAVLGSCTAGGAYVPAMSDEAVIVRNQGTIFLGGPPLVKAATGEVVTAEELGGGEVHSRISGVTDHLAEDDAHALRIVRNIVATLPTRGSLPWEVTEAVEPKIDPHGLYGAVPADPRTPYDVREIIARVVDGSRFAEFKAEFGQTLVTGFARIHGHPVGIVANNGILFSESAQKGAHFIELCDQRGIPLLFLQNISGFMVGKDYEAGGIAKHGAKMVTAVACTRVPKLTVVVGGSYGAGNYSMCGRAYSPRFLWMWPNAKISVMGGEQAASVLATVKRDQLEARGEEWPARDEESFKAPIRAQYEHQGNAYYATARLWDDGVIDPLETRQVLGLALTACANAPLGDPQFGVFRM; from the coding sequence ATGCACGAGGCACCGGAGCTGACGAGCGCGGCCGATCCCGCGTCGGAGGCCTGGCGGGCCAACGAACAGGCACACCGCGCGCTCGCCGAGGAGCTGCGCGGCAAGCTCGCCGCCGCACGGCTCGGCGGCGGCGAGAGGGCGCGCGCCCGGCACACCGCGCGCGGGAAACTGCTGCCGCGCGACCGCGTGGACACCCTCCTCGACGCCGGGTCGCCCTTCCTGGAGCTGGCACCGCTGGCCGCCGACGGGATGTACGAGGGCCAGGCACCGGCCGCCGGGGTCATCGCCGGCATCGGACGGGTCGGCGGCCGCGAGTGCGTGATCGTCGCCAACGACGCCACCGTCAAGGGCGGGACCTACTACCCGATGACGGTGAAGAAGCACCTGCGGGCCCAGGAGGTGGCCCTGGAGAACCGCCTGCCCTGCCTGTACCTGGTCGACTCCGGCGGCGCCTTCCTGCCCATGCAGGACGAGGTCTTCCCCGACCGGGAGCACTTCGGGCGGATCTTCTACAACCAGGCCCGGATGTCGGGCGCCGGAATTCCGCAGATCGCCGCCGTCCTCGGCTCCTGCACGGCCGGCGGGGCCTACGTCCCGGCGATGAGCGACGAGGCCGTGATCGTCCGCAACCAGGGCACGATCTTCCTGGGCGGGCCGCCGCTGGTGAAGGCGGCCACCGGCGAGGTCGTGACCGCCGAGGAGCTCGGCGGCGGCGAGGTCCACTCCCGGATCTCCGGCGTCACCGACCACCTCGCCGAGGACGACGCCCACGCCCTGCGCATCGTACGGAACATCGTGGCGACCCTCCCCACGCGCGGCTCCCTGCCCTGGGAGGTCACAGAGGCGGTCGAGCCCAAGATCGACCCCCACGGGCTGTACGGGGCGGTGCCCGCTGACCCCCGCACCCCCTACGACGTCCGCGAGATCATCGCGCGCGTGGTCGACGGCTCCCGCTTCGCCGAGTTCAAGGCCGAGTTCGGGCAGACCCTCGTCACCGGCTTCGCCCGGATCCACGGCCACCCGGTCGGGATCGTCGCCAACAACGGCATCCTGTTCTCCGAGTCCGCCCAGAAGGGCGCCCACTTCATCGAGCTGTGCGACCAGCGCGGGATCCCGCTGCTGTTCCTGCAGAACATCTCGGGCTTCATGGTGGGCAAGGACTACGAGGCGGGCGGCATCGCCAAGCACGGCGCCAAGATGGTCACCGCGGTCGCCTGCACCCGCGTGCCCAAGCTGACCGTCGTGGTCGGCGGTTCGTACGGCGCGGGCAACTACTCCATGTGCGGCCGGGCCTACTCCCCCCGCTTCCTGTGGATGTGGCCGAACGCCAAGATCTCCGTCATGGGCGGCGAGCAGGCCGCCTCCGTGCTCGCCACCGTCAAGCGGGACCAGCTCGAAGCCCGCGGCGAGGAGTGGCCGGCACGGGACGAGGAGTCGTTCAAGGCCCCCATCCGCGCCCAGTACGAGCACCAGGGCAACGCCTACTACGCCACCGCCCGCCTCTGGGACGACGGCGTGATCGACCCGCTGGAGACCCGCCAGGTGCTGGGCCTGGCCCTGACCGCGTGCGCCAACGCCCCGCTGGGTGACCCCCAGTTCGGCGTCTTCCGGATGTGA
- a CDS encoding acyl-CoA dehydrogenase family protein yields the protein MRRTVFSEDHEAFRETLRAFIEAEVVPVYDEWCAAGQVPREFYHRLAELGLFGINVPEEYGGAGLQTHRFEAVQYEETARAGVTFGGSGVHVLLALPYLKMLATDEQKKRYLPKFVSGEEMWAIAMTEPGTGSDLAGMKTTARLSEDGTHYVLNGAKTFITGGVHADKVIVCARTAAPTAEDRRHGISLFAVDTRSEGYSVGRKLDKLGLKASDTAELAFVDVKVPVEDLLGEENKGFSYLGANLPSERWGIAFGAYAQAGAAVRFAKQYVQERTVFGKPVAHFQNTKFELAACQAEVDAAQAVADRALDALDAGELTPAEAASAKLFCTEVAHRVIDRCLQLHGGYGYMNEYPIARLYADNRVNRIYGGTSEIMKSIIAKDMGL from the coding sequence GTGCGTCGTACGGTGTTCAGTGAGGATCACGAGGCGTTCCGGGAGACCCTCCGCGCCTTCATCGAGGCCGAGGTCGTACCGGTCTACGACGAGTGGTGCGCCGCCGGCCAGGTCCCGCGCGAGTTCTACCACCGGCTCGCCGAGCTCGGCCTGTTCGGCATCAACGTCCCCGAGGAGTACGGCGGCGCGGGACTCCAGACGCACCGGTTCGAGGCCGTCCAGTACGAGGAGACCGCCCGCGCGGGCGTCACCTTCGGCGGCTCCGGCGTCCACGTCCTGCTCGCGCTGCCCTACCTCAAGATGCTCGCCACCGACGAGCAGAAGAAGCGCTACCTGCCCAAGTTCGTCTCCGGCGAGGAGATGTGGGCCATCGCGATGACCGAGCCCGGCACCGGCTCCGACCTCGCGGGCATGAAGACCACCGCCCGGCTGAGCGAGGACGGCACGCACTACGTCCTCAACGGCGCCAAGACCTTCATCACCGGCGGCGTCCACGCCGACAAGGTCATCGTCTGCGCCCGCACCGCCGCCCCGACGGCCGAGGACCGCCGCCACGGCATCTCCCTGTTCGCCGTGGACACCCGGTCCGAGGGCTACTCGGTGGGCCGCAAGCTCGACAAGCTGGGCCTGAAGGCCTCCGACACCGCCGAGCTGGCGTTCGTCGACGTCAAGGTGCCGGTCGAGGACCTGCTCGGCGAGGAGAACAAGGGCTTCTCCTACCTCGGCGCCAACCTGCCCTCCGAGCGGTGGGGCATCGCCTTCGGCGCCTACGCGCAGGCCGGCGCCGCCGTCCGGTTCGCCAAGCAGTACGTGCAGGAGCGCACCGTCTTCGGCAAGCCGGTCGCCCACTTCCAGAACACCAAGTTCGAGCTGGCCGCCTGCCAGGCCGAGGTGGACGCGGCGCAGGCCGTCGCCGACCGCGCGCTGGACGCCCTCGACGCCGGTGAACTCACCCCCGCCGAGGCCGCCTCCGCCAAGCTGTTCTGCACCGAGGTGGCCCACCGCGTCATCGATCGCTGCCTCCAACTGCACGGCGGCTACGGCTACATGAACGAGTACCCGATCGCCCGCCTGTACGCGGACAACCGCGTCAACCGCATCTACGGCGGCACCAGCGAGATCATGAAGTCGATCATCGCCAAGGACATGGGCCTGTAA
- a CDS encoding hydroxymethylglutaryl-CoA lyase, with the protein MSTSDRLSTSDTGLPMVVPAPDLPARIRIHEVGPRDGLQNEKATVPTEVKAEFIRRLADAGLTTVEATSFVHPKWVPQLADAEALFAQVKDLKGVRLPVLVPNARGLERALALGADRIAVFASATESFARANLNRTVEESLAVFEPVVARAKEKGAHVRGYVSMCFGDPWEGAVPLHQVAQVCRALLDMGCDELSLGDTIGVATPGHVLELLATLNEQHVPTSALGVHFHDTYGQALANTLAALQHGVTTVDASAGGLGGCPYAKSATGNLATEDLVWMLRGLGIETGVDLGRLTATSAWMADRLGRPSPSRTLRALSHKEQ; encoded by the coding sequence ATGAGCACCTCGGACCGCTTGAGCACGTCGGACACCGGCCTCCCGATGGTGGTCCCGGCCCCCGACCTGCCCGCGCGGATCAGGATCCACGAGGTCGGACCGCGCGACGGACTGCAGAACGAGAAGGCGACCGTGCCGACCGAGGTCAAGGCGGAGTTCATCCGCCGCCTCGCCGACGCGGGCCTGACCACCGTGGAGGCCACCAGCTTCGTCCACCCGAAGTGGGTACCCCAACTGGCGGACGCGGAGGCGCTGTTCGCTCAGGTCAAGGATCTGAAGGGGGTGCGTCTGCCGGTCCTCGTGCCCAATGCGCGCGGGCTGGAGCGCGCGCTCGCCCTGGGGGCGGACCGCATCGCCGTCTTCGCCAGCGCCACCGAGTCCTTCGCCAGGGCCAACCTCAACCGCACGGTGGAGGAGTCACTCGCGGTCTTCGAACCCGTCGTGGCCCGCGCGAAGGAGAAGGGCGCCCATGTCCGCGGCTACGTCTCCATGTGCTTCGGCGACCCCTGGGAGGGCGCCGTCCCGCTCCACCAGGTCGCCCAAGTGTGCAGGGCGCTGCTGGACATGGGCTGCGACGAGCTGAGCCTCGGGGACACGATCGGCGTCGCCACCCCGGGGCACGTCCTGGAGCTGCTGGCCACGCTCAACGAGCAGCACGTGCCGACCTCCGCGCTCGGCGTGCACTTCCACGACACCTACGGCCAGGCCCTCGCCAACACCCTGGCCGCCCTCCAGCACGGCGTCACCACCGTCGACGCCTCCGCGGGCGGCCTCGGCGGCTGCCCGTACGCCAAGTCCGCCACCGGCAACCTCGCCACCGAGGACCTCGTGTGGATGCTGCGGGGTCTCGGCATCGAGACCGGAGTCGACCTCGGCCGCCTGACCGCCACCAGCGCGTGGATGGCCGATCGGCTGGGCCGCCCCAGCCCCTCCCGCACCCTCCGTGCCCTCTCCCACAAGGAGCAGTGA
- a CDS encoding acyl-CoA thioesterase II, with protein MNPALRSLLDLLDLERIERDIFRGQSRYAVVPRVFGGQVAAQALVAAGRTVPGDRHAHSLHAYFLRPGDPGAPIVYTVDRIRDGRSFTTRRVVAVQHGQPVFHLSASFQTYEEGLEHQAPMPLAPDPETLPTSQERMRGYDHLPRQVVERFLEAREAVDLRYADEPPYGRFGEAREPHSQVWFRANGKLDGDIDEPLLHVVLATYVSDMTLLDSVLLAHGRGGWAVGDVVGASLDHAMWFHRPFRADEWLLYDQESPSAHGGRGLGQARIYTQDGRLAISVIQEGVVRVPRSEGPAAGS; from the coding sequence ATGAACCCAGCACTTCGGTCCCTGCTCGATCTGCTCGACCTGGAGCGGATCGAGCGGGACATCTTCCGCGGCCAGTCCCGCTACGCGGTCGTCCCGCGCGTCTTCGGCGGGCAGGTCGCGGCGCAGGCGCTGGTCGCCGCCGGGCGCACGGTCCCCGGGGACCGGCACGCGCACTCGCTGCACGCGTACTTCCTGCGCCCCGGCGACCCGGGCGCGCCCATCGTCTACACCGTGGACCGCATCCGCGACGGCCGCTCCTTCACCACCCGCCGGGTCGTCGCGGTCCAGCACGGGCAGCCCGTCTTTCACCTCTCGGCGTCCTTCCAGACGTACGAGGAGGGGCTGGAGCACCAGGCACCCATGCCGCTCGCCCCGGACCCGGAGACCCTGCCCACCTCGCAGGAGCGGATGCGCGGCTACGACCACCTCCCGCGCCAGGTCGTGGAGCGATTCCTGGAGGCCCGCGAGGCCGTCGACCTGCGCTACGCCGACGAGCCGCCGTACGGCAGGTTCGGCGAGGCGCGCGAGCCGCACTCCCAGGTGTGGTTCCGGGCCAACGGCAAGCTCGACGGCGACATCGACGAACCTCTCCTGCACGTCGTCCTCGCCACCTACGTCTCCGACATGACGCTGCTGGACTCCGTGCTGCTCGCGCACGGCCGCGGCGGCTGGGCGGTCGGCGACGTGGTCGGGGCCTCGCTGGACCACGCGATGTGGTTCCACCGGCCGTTCCGGGCCGACGAGTGGCTGCTGTACGACCAGGAGTCCCCCTCCGCGCACGGCGGCCGCGGCCTCGGCCAGGCCCGCATCTACACCCAGGACGGCCGGCTGGCGATCTCGGTGATCCAGGAGGGCGTGGTCCGAGTGCCCCGCTCCGAAGGACCTGCCGCCGGCTCCTAG
- a CDS encoding TetR/AcrR family transcriptional regulator, translated as MATRTDAPTRREQILKEAARLFAERGFHGVGVDEIGAAVGISGPGLYRHFAGKDAMLAELLVGISGQLLTGAKRRLAEADGVAGPEAVLDSLIEGHIDFALDDRPLITLHDRELDRLRDSDRKLVRQLQRQYVELWVEVVRQVHPDLAEPAARSAVHSVFGLLNSTPHLGRAGALPGRGDTAELLHRMARGAFASAPAPAAG; from the coding sequence ATGGCCACCCGAACCGATGCCCCCACCCGCCGCGAGCAGATCCTCAAGGAAGCCGCGAGGCTCTTCGCCGAACGCGGCTTCCACGGTGTCGGCGTCGACGAGATAGGCGCCGCCGTGGGCATCAGCGGGCCGGGTCTGTACCGGCACTTCGCGGGCAAGGACGCGATGCTCGCCGAGCTGCTGGTCGGCATCAGCGGTCAGCTCCTGACGGGGGCGAAGCGGCGTCTGGCCGAGGCCGACGGGGTGGCCGGGCCGGAGGCGGTGCTCGACTCCCTCATCGAGGGGCACATCGACTTCGCGCTCGACGACCGTCCCCTCATCACCTTGCACGACCGGGAGCTGGACCGCCTGCGGGACAGCGACCGCAAGCTGGTGCGCCAGCTTCAGCGGCAGTACGTCGAGCTGTGGGTGGAGGTGGTCCGTCAGGTCCACCCGGATCTCGCCGAGCCGGCCGCGCGGTCGGCCGTGCACTCGGTGTTCGGGCTGCTGAACTCCACGCCGCATCTGGGGCGGGCGGGTGCCCTGCCGGGGCGGGGGGACACGGCGGAGTTGCTGCATCGGATGGCTCGGGGGGCGTTCGCGTCGGCGCCTGCGCCTGCGGCGGGCTGA
- a CDS encoding acyl-CoA dehydrogenase family protein — protein sequence MNHRLSPELEELRRTVEQFAHDVVAPKIGDFYERHEFPYEIVREMGRMGLFGLPFPEEYGGMGGDYLALGIALEELARVDSSVAITLEAGVSLGAMPIHLFGTEEQKREWLPRLCSGEMLGAFGLTEPDGGSDAGATRTTARLDPDTNEWVINGTKCFITNSGTDITGLVTVTAVTGHKPDGRPQISAIIVPSGTPGFTVAPAYSKVGWNASDTRELSFADVRVPAANLLGEEGRGYAQFLRILDEGRIAIAALATGLAQGCVDESVKYAKERHAFGKPIGSNQAIQFKIADMEMKAHTSRLAWRDAAYRLVAGEPFKKEAALAKLYSSTIAVDNARDATQVHGGYGFMNEYPVARMWRDSKILEIGEGTSEVQRMLIARELGLTS from the coding sequence ATGAACCACCGTCTCTCCCCCGAGCTGGAGGAACTCCGCCGTACGGTGGAGCAGTTCGCCCACGACGTCGTCGCCCCGAAGATCGGCGACTTCTACGAGCGGCACGAGTTCCCGTACGAGATCGTCCGGGAGATGGGCCGCATGGGCCTGTTCGGGCTGCCGTTCCCGGAGGAGTACGGCGGCATGGGCGGCGACTACCTGGCGCTGGGCATCGCGCTGGAGGAGCTGGCCCGGGTGGACTCCTCGGTCGCCATCACGCTGGAGGCCGGAGTCTCGCTCGGCGCCATGCCGATCCACCTCTTCGGCACCGAGGAGCAGAAGCGCGAGTGGCTGCCGCGGCTGTGCTCCGGCGAGATGCTGGGCGCCTTCGGCCTCACCGAGCCGGACGGCGGTTCGGACGCGGGCGCGACGCGTACGACGGCCCGGCTGGACCCGGACACCAACGAGTGGGTGATCAACGGCACCAAGTGCTTCATCACCAACTCGGGCACGGACATCACCGGGTTGGTGACCGTGACCGCGGTGACCGGCCACAAGCCCGACGGGCGCCCGCAGATCTCCGCGATCATCGTCCCCTCCGGCACGCCCGGCTTCACGGTGGCACCCGCCTACTCGAAGGTCGGCTGGAACGCGTCCGACACCCGTGAGCTGTCCTTCGCCGACGTCCGGGTGCCGGCGGCGAACCTGCTGGGCGAGGAGGGCCGCGGCTACGCGCAGTTCCTGCGGATCCTCGACGAGGGCCGGATCGCCATCGCGGCGCTGGCGACCGGGCTGGCCCAGGGCTGTGTGGACGAGTCGGTGAAGTACGCCAAGGAGCGGCACGCCTTCGGCAAGCCCATCGGCTCCAACCAGGCCATCCAGTTCAAGATCGCCGACATGGAGATGAAGGCCCACACCTCCCGCCTGGCCTGGCGCGACGCCGCCTACCGGCTGGTGGCCGGCGAGCCCTTCAAGAAGGAGGCCGCGCTCGCCAAGCTCTACTCCTCGACGATCGCCGTCGACAACGCCCGCGACGCCACCCAGGTCCACGGCGGCTACGGCTTCATGAACGAGTATCCGGTGGCCCGTATGTGGCGCGACTCCAAGATCCTCGAGATCGGCGAGGGCACGAGCGAGGTGCAGCGGATGCTGATCGCGAGGGAGCTGGGCCTGACGAGCTGA
- a CDS encoding ABC transporter substrate-binding protein has translation MPNARATHLSRRGILAAGGALGLGAVLAACGDGDAKGGGSGGNAATGASGPWAFKDDRKQTVKTDKAPSRIVAFVGVAAALHDYGVRVEGVFGPTTTKDGKADVQAGDMDVSKVTVLGNEWGQFNIEKYASLAPDLLVSTMFDDAGTLWYVPEESKKKILAVGAPTVGISVYDRQLTEPLERMLALAESLGADVTGDKVKQARKRFEDAAVRLRAAARSKPDIKVLAGSASQDLFYVSGTNLSVDLEYFKALGVNFVEPPESAKKQGGGWYESLSWENANKYAADIIMMDNRTSAIQPADITQGTWKKLPAVKAKQVIARNPEPILSYDKCAPLLEDLAKAIETAKKVA, from the coding sequence ATGCCCAACGCCCGTGCCACTCATCTCTCCCGCCGCGGCATCCTCGCCGCGGGCGGCGCCCTCGGTCTCGGTGCCGTACTCGCAGCCTGTGGTGACGGCGACGCGAAAGGCGGCGGCTCGGGCGGCAATGCGGCGACCGGCGCGTCCGGCCCCTGGGCCTTCAAGGACGACCGCAAGCAGACCGTGAAGACCGACAAGGCCCCCTCGCGGATCGTCGCCTTCGTCGGGGTCGCCGCCGCGCTGCACGACTACGGCGTCCGGGTCGAGGGCGTCTTCGGCCCGACGACGACCAAGGACGGCAAGGCCGATGTGCAGGCCGGCGACATGGACGTCAGCAAGGTGACGGTGCTCGGCAACGAGTGGGGCCAGTTCAACATCGAGAAGTACGCGTCCCTCGCCCCCGACCTGCTCGTCTCCACCATGTTCGACGACGCGGGCACCCTCTGGTACGTCCCGGAGGAGTCGAAGAAGAAGATCCTCGCCGTCGGCGCCCCCACCGTGGGGATCTCCGTCTACGACCGGCAGCTGACGGAGCCGCTGGAGCGCATGCTCGCGCTGGCCGAGTCGCTCGGCGCGGACGTCACCGGCGACAAGGTGAAGCAGGCCAGGAAGCGGTTCGAGGACGCGGCCGTCCGGCTGCGCGCCGCCGCCCGGTCGAAGCCGGACATCAAGGTGCTGGCGGGCTCCGCGAGCCAGGACCTGTTCTACGTCTCCGGCACCAACCTCTCCGTCGACCTGGAGTACTTCAAGGCCCTCGGCGTGAACTTCGTCGAGCCCCCGGAGAGCGCCAAGAAGCAGGGCGGCGGCTGGTACGAGTCCCTGAGCTGGGAGAACGCCAACAAGTACGCGGCGGACATCATCATGATGGACAACCGCACCTCGGCGATCCAGCCCGCCGACATCACCCAGGGCACCTGGAAGAAGCTGCCCGCGGTCAAGGCGAAGCAGGTCATCGCCCGCAACCCCGAGCCGATCCTGTCGTACGACAAGTGCGCCCCGCTGCTCGAGGACCTCGCGAAGGCCATCGAGACGGCGAAGAAGGTCGCCTGA
- a CDS encoding siderophore-interacting protein, with protein MTTAVAAPFRFFSLQVVRTRRLGPSLVRVTFAGPDLHAFHSDGLDQSLSLFLPHPGQSEPVVPLELGDGWWQGWRDLPDDVRAVMRSYTLRSLRRGPDGPDEIDIDFALHGMEPGAAVPAGPASRWAARATPGDRVLLLGPAVADNRAIRFRPPEDTDLVVMWGDETAVPAATAILESLPAGTRVRAWLEVGHMGDIQDVVTDADAEVTWLVREPGRPEGPPMALDALRGIRFPAGARPYVWLAGESGCVRALRRHFVGERGTDRRRVTFVGYWRHGLSEEQLRAQE; from the coding sequence ATGACGACGGCCGTGGCCGCCCCGTTCCGCTTCTTCTCCCTCCAGGTCGTACGGACGAGGCGGCTCGGCCCGTCTCTCGTCCGGGTCACCTTCGCCGGGCCCGACCTGCACGCCTTCCACTCCGATGGACTCGACCAGTCCCTCTCCCTGTTCCTGCCGCACCCGGGCCAGTCCGAGCCGGTGGTGCCGCTCGAACTCGGGGACGGGTGGTGGCAGGGCTGGCGCGACCTCCCCGACGACGTACGGGCGGTGATGCGCTCGTACACCCTGCGGTCCCTGCGCCGCGGACCCGACGGGCCCGACGAGATCGACATCGACTTCGCCCTGCACGGCATGGAGCCCGGCGCCGCGGTGCCCGCCGGCCCCGCCTCCCGCTGGGCCGCCCGTGCCACTCCGGGCGACCGCGTCCTGCTGCTCGGTCCGGCGGTCGCGGACAACCGGGCGATCCGCTTCCGCCCGCCCGAGGACACCGATCTGGTGGTGATGTGGGGCGACGAGACCGCCGTGCCCGCGGCGACCGCGATCCTGGAGTCCCTGCCGGCCGGCACGCGGGTGCGCGCGTGGCTGGAGGTGGGGCACATGGGCGACATCCAGGACGTGGTGACCGACGCCGACGCCGAGGTCACCTGGCTGGTGCGCGAGCCGGGCCGCCCGGAGGGGCCCCCGATGGCGCTCGACGCCCTGCGCGGCATCCGGTTCCCGGCCGGCGCGCGGCCCTACGTCTGGCTCGCGGGCGAGTCCGGGTGCGTCCGGGCGCTACGCCGGCACTTCGTCGGCGAGCGCGGGACCGACCGGCGCCGCGTCACCTTCGTGGGCTACTGGCGGCACGGTCTGAGCGAGGAGCAGTTGCGCGCGCAGGAGTGA
- a CDS encoding acetyl/propionyl/methylcrotonyl-CoA carboxylase subunit alpha: MFETVLVANRGEIAVRVIRTLRALGVRSVAVFSDADAGARHVREADTAVRIGPAPAAESYLSVERILEAAARTGAQAVHPGYGFLAENAGFARACEEAGLVFIGPPADAISLMGDKVRAKETVKAAGVPVVPGSSGSGLTDAQLADAARGIGMPVLLKPSAGGGGKGMRLVRDAGQIDEEIAAARREARASFGDDTLLVERWVDRPRHIEIQVLADGHGNVVHLGERECSLQRRHQKIVEEAPSVLLDEETRAAMGEAAVQAARSCGYRGAGTVEFIVPGKDPASYFFMEMNTRLQVEHPVTELITGLDLVEWQLRVAAGEPLAFAQEDVRLTGHAIEARLCAEDPARGFLPSGGTVLGLREPEGDGVRTDSGLSEGTEVGSLYDPMLSKVIAHGPDRATALRKLRAALAGTVTLGVQTNAGFLRRLLAHPDVVAGELDTGLVERVADELIPAEVPEEVYEAAAAVRLEDLRPKGGGWTDPFSVPSGWRLGGEPKPMAFPLRVAGLEPVTHQMRGTPTVTDDTVSVTLDGVRHTFHRAADWLARDGDAWHVRDHDPVAASLSRAAHSGADSLTAPMPGTVTVVKVAVGDEVAAGQSLLVVEAMKMEHVISAPHAGTVTELDVTPGTTVAMDQVLAVIAPVEEETA, encoded by the coding sequence ATGTTCGAAACGGTTCTGGTGGCCAATCGGGGCGAGATCGCCGTCCGGGTCATCCGTACGCTGCGCGCGCTCGGCGTGCGCTCGGTGGCCGTCTTCTCCGACGCCGACGCCGGCGCCCGGCACGTCCGGGAGGCCGACACGGCGGTCCGGATCGGCCCGGCGCCCGCGGCCGAGAGCTATCTGTCCGTCGAGCGGATCCTGGAGGCCGCCGCCCGTACCGGCGCGCAGGCCGTCCACCCGGGGTACGGCTTCCTGGCGGAGAACGCCGGGTTCGCGCGCGCCTGCGAGGAGGCCGGGCTGGTCTTCATCGGCCCTCCGGCCGACGCGATCTCCCTCATGGGCGACAAGGTCCGCGCCAAGGAGACGGTGAAGGCCGCCGGGGTGCCGGTGGTCCCCGGTTCCAGCGGCTCCGGGCTCACCGATGCCCAGCTCGCCGACGCCGCCCGCGGGATCGGTATGCCGGTGCTGCTGAAGCCGTCCGCCGGCGGCGGCGGCAAGGGCATGCGGCTGGTGCGGGACGCAGGCCAGATCGACGAGGAGATCGCCGCCGCCCGCCGTGAGGCCCGCGCCTCCTTCGGCGACGACACCCTGCTGGTCGAGCGCTGGGTCGACCGCCCCCGGCACATCGAGATCCAGGTCCTGGCCGACGGCCACGGCAACGTGGTGCACCTCGGCGAGCGCGAGTGCTCCCTCCAGCGCCGCCATCAGAAGATCGTCGAGGAGGCCCCGAGCGTGCTCCTCGACGAGGAGACCCGGGCCGCGATGGGCGAGGCCGCGGTCCAGGCGGCCCGCTCCTGCGGGTACCGGGGCGCGGGCACGGTGGAGTTCATCGTTCCCGGCAAGGACCCGGCGTCGTACTTCTTCATGGAGATGAACACCCGCCTCCAGGTGGAGCACCCGGTCACCGAGCTGATCACGGGGCTCGACCTGGTGGAGTGGCAGCTGCGGGTGGCGGCGGGCGAGCCGCTGGCGTTCGCCCAGGAGGACGTCCGGCTGACCGGTCACGCGATCGAGGCGCGCCTGTGCGCGGAGGACCCGGCCCGCGGGTTCCTGCCCTCGGGCGGCACGGTGCTCGGGCTGCGCGAGCCGGAGGGGGACGGCGTGCGCACCGACTCCGGGCTCAGCGAGGGCACGGAGGTCGGCAGCCTGTACGACCCGATGCTGTCCAAGGTGATCGCCCACGGCCCGGACCGCGCCACCGCGCTCAGGAAACTGCGGGCGGCCCTCGCCGGGACGGTCACGCTGGGCGTGCAGACCAACGCCGGGTTCCTGCGCCGGCTGCTGGCCCACCCGGACGTGGTGGCGGGCGAGTTGGACACCGGGCTGGTGGAGCGGGTGGCGGACGAGCTGATCCCCGCGGAGGTGCCGGAGGAGGTCTACGAGGCCGCCGCGGCCGTACGGCTGGAGGACCTGCGGCCGAAGGGCGGGGGCTGGACCGACCCGTTCTCCGTGCCGAGCGGCTGGCGGCTGGGCGGGGAGCCGAAGCCGATGGCGTTCCCGCTGCGCGTGGCGGGACTCGAACCGGTCACTCACCAGATGCGCGGCACCCCCACCGTCACCGACGACACGGTGTCCGTCACTCTCGACGGCGTCCGCCACACCTTCCACCGCGCCGCCGACTGGTTGGCCCGCGACGGCGACGCCTGGCACGTGCGCGACCACGACCCGGTGGCCGCCTCCCTCAGCCGCGCGGCCCACTCCGGCGCCGACTCGCTCACCGCCCCCATGCCGGGCACGGTCACGGTGGTGAAGGTCGCGGTCGGCGACGAGGTGGCCGCGGGGCAGAGCCTGCTGGTCGTCGAGGCGATGAAGATGGAGCACGTCATCTCCGCGCCGCACGCCGGCACCGTCACCGAGCTGGACGTCACACCGGGCACGACGGTCGCCATGGACCAGGTCCTGGCGGTCATCGCCCCCGTGGAGGAGGAGACGGCATGA